Proteins encoded within one genomic window of [Enterobacter] lignolyticus SCF1:
- a CDS encoding ABC transporter ATP-binding protein: MTDIRIHAQGLNIDYPGSRVVNSLSFTLGNERLALVGESGSGKSMSARALMGLVRRPGVVSAQTLNVLGRDVLTLSPRGWQQLRGNGIAMVLQDPRYALNPVKTVAAQIDEALTLHQRLSRRQRQEQAGDAIHAVGLDSSVLNRYPGELSGGMGQRVMIAIALINNPQVLIADEPTSALDARLRQQILELLVEQCEQRRMAMLLISHDLPLVAAHCHRVLVMYQGEKVDEMAAQRLPDATHPYTRTLWTCRPSASTFGQMLPTLDRSQSFRGVNHDGR; this comes from the coding sequence ATGACTGATATTCGTATTCACGCGCAGGGGCTGAACATTGACTACCCCGGCAGCCGCGTGGTCAACAGCCTCAGCTTTACGCTGGGCAACGAGCGCCTGGCGCTGGTCGGCGAATCCGGCTCCGGTAAATCCATGAGCGCCCGGGCGCTGATGGGGCTGGTGCGCAGGCCGGGCGTCGTCAGCGCCCAAACGCTGAACGTGCTGGGGCGCGACGTGCTGACGCTCAGCCCCCGCGGCTGGCAGCAGCTGCGCGGCAACGGCATCGCCATGGTGCTACAGGACCCGCGCTACGCCCTCAACCCGGTGAAAACGGTCGCCGCCCAAATCGACGAGGCGCTGACCCTGCATCAGCGCCTGAGCCGCCGCCAGCGCCAGGAACAGGCAGGCGACGCCATTCACGCCGTGGGGCTGGACAGCAGCGTCCTGAACCGCTATCCCGGCGAACTTTCCGGCGGCATGGGCCAGCGGGTGATGATCGCCATCGCGCTTATCAACAACCCGCAGGTGCTGATTGCCGACGAACCGACCTCGGCGCTCGACGCTCGCCTGCGCCAGCAGATCCTCGAACTGCTGGTGGAGCAATGCGAACAGCGGCGGATGGCGATGCTGCTGATAAGCCACGACCTGCCGCTGGTGGCGGCGCATTGCCACCGCGTGCTGGTGATGTATCAGGGGGAAAAAGTGGATGAAATGGCGGCGCAGCGGCTGCCCGACGCCACGCATCCGTACACGCGCACGCTGTGGACCTGCCGCCCCAGCGCCAGTACCTTTGGCCAGATGCTGCCCACGCTCGATCGCAGCCAGTCTTTTCGCGGGGTAAACCATGACGGTCGTTAA
- a CDS encoding cation-transporting P-type ATPase, which produces MTKMINPNTIPPGGGPRYREAYQQSVQQALAQQKSDLCGLSTAQAKERYQQVGPNALPEKKGRPAWLRFLAHFNDVLIYVLLAAAALTAAMGHWVDTLVILGVTVVNALIGHIQESNAEKSLQSIRNMLSSDAVALRNGQHDTVPTVELVPGDIVVLRAGDRIPADMRLIEAHNLRVEEAILTGESTVVDKHTGALQGELPLGDRANMLFSGTTISAGSGVGVVTATGQETELGHINQMMAEIKQHRTPLLVQMDKLGKAIFVIILAMMAALFAFSIALRDIPLGELLLSLISLAVAAVPEGLPAIISIILSLGVQAMARKRAIIRKLPTVETLGAMTVVCSDKTGTLTMNEMTVKAIITADSGYRVDGDSYAPEGHIYLEGSDEPLQVQPDTVLETYLRAIDLCNDSQIIQDERGLWGITGGPTEGALKVLAAKAHLRETPTQLVAKIPFDSQYKYMATHYRIDGVDRVLVTGAPDVLFALCQHQQTRQGEAAFDRAYWEAEMARYASQGLRMVAAAWKPAAPGATTLTHDDLRAGLVLLGIAGMMDPPRPEAIDAIHACQNAGIRVKMITGDHPQTAMSIGQMLGIGNSMQAVTGYQLEHMNDEELAKAAVEYDIFARTSPEHKLRLVKALQERGEVVGMTGDGVNDAPALRQADVGIAMGIKGTEVTKEAADMVLTDDNFATIASAVKEGRRVYDNLKKTILFIMPTNLAQGLLIIIALLAGSMIPLTPVLILWLNMATSATLSFGLAFEAAERNAMNRPPRKTGQHVMDAFAVWRVAFVGSIIAVSAFALEAWLAPRGHSPEFIRTVLLQMLVAAQWVYMINCRSSNSFSLNRGLLLNKGIWLVTGALLALQLAIIYLPFMQMMFGTEALPLRYWGITLAVAGAMFVVVEIEKRLTRGLRKAR; this is translated from the coding sequence ATGACCAAAATGATTAACCCCAACACTATCCCGCCCGGCGGCGGTCCGCGCTATCGCGAAGCCTACCAGCAGAGCGTTCAGCAGGCGCTGGCGCAGCAGAAAAGCGACCTTTGCGGCTTAAGTACGGCGCAGGCCAAAGAACGCTATCAGCAGGTCGGGCCGAACGCGCTGCCGGAGAAAAAGGGCAGACCGGCCTGGCTGCGCTTTCTTGCGCACTTTAACGATGTGCTTATCTACGTGCTGCTGGCCGCCGCCGCGCTGACCGCGGCGATGGGGCACTGGGTCGACACGCTGGTTATCCTTGGCGTGACGGTGGTCAATGCGCTTATTGGCCACATTCAGGAAAGCAATGCCGAAAAATCCCTGCAAAGCATCCGCAATATGCTCTCCAGCGATGCGGTCGCGCTGCGTAACGGCCAGCACGACACCGTACCGACCGTTGAGTTGGTTCCGGGCGATATCGTCGTGCTGCGCGCCGGCGATCGCATTCCTGCCGATATGCGCCTTATCGAGGCGCACAACCTGCGGGTGGAGGAGGCTATCCTGACTGGTGAATCCACCGTAGTGGATAAGCACACCGGGGCGCTACAGGGCGAGCTGCCGCTGGGCGATCGCGCCAACATGCTGTTCTCCGGCACCACCATCAGCGCCGGCAGCGGCGTGGGCGTCGTTACCGCCACCGGCCAGGAGACGGAGCTTGGCCATATCAATCAGATGATGGCGGAGATAAAGCAGCACCGTACGCCGCTGCTGGTGCAGATGGACAAACTCGGCAAAGCGATTTTCGTCATTATCCTCGCGATGATGGCGGCGCTGTTTGCGTTCAGCATCGCGCTGCGCGACATCCCGCTGGGGGAGCTGCTGCTGTCGCTGATTAGCCTCGCGGTCGCGGCGGTGCCGGAGGGGTTACCGGCCATTATTTCGATCATCCTCTCCCTGGGCGTACAGGCGATGGCGCGCAAGCGGGCGATTATCCGCAAGCTGCCGACGGTGGAAACCCTCGGGGCGATGACCGTCGTCTGCTCGGACAAGACCGGCACCCTCACCATGAATGAAATGACGGTAAAGGCCATTATTACCGCCGACAGCGGCTATCGCGTGGATGGCGACAGCTATGCGCCTGAAGGCCATATCTATCTTGAGGGCAGCGATGAGCCGCTGCAGGTGCAGCCGGATACCGTGCTGGAAACCTACCTGCGCGCTATCGATCTCTGCAACGACAGCCAGATTATCCAGGACGAGCGCGGCCTGTGGGGCATCACCGGTGGGCCGACCGAGGGCGCGCTGAAGGTGCTGGCGGCCAAAGCACATCTGCGCGAGACGCCGACGCAGCTGGTGGCGAAAATTCCTTTTGATTCGCAGTACAAATATATGGCGACCCACTACCGGATCGACGGCGTGGATCGGGTGCTGGTGACCGGCGCCCCGGACGTGCTGTTTGCGCTGTGCCAGCACCAGCAGACCCGTCAGGGCGAGGCGGCGTTTGACCGCGCGTACTGGGAGGCGGAAATGGCGCGCTACGCCAGCCAGGGGCTGCGGATGGTGGCGGCGGCCTGGAAGCCCGCCGCGCCGGGCGCGACAACCTTAACGCATGACGATCTGCGCGCGGGCCTGGTGCTGCTCGGCATTGCCGGGATGATGGACCCGCCGCGTCCGGAGGCCATCGACGCGATTCATGCCTGCCAGAACGCGGGCATCCGCGTGAAGATGATCACCGGCGATCATCCGCAGACGGCGATGAGCATCGGCCAGATGCTGGGAATTGGCAACAGCATGCAGGCGGTGACGGGCTATCAGCTTGAGCACATGAACGATGAGGAGCTGGCGAAAGCGGCGGTTGAGTACGATATTTTTGCCCGTACCAGCCCGGAGCATAAGCTGCGGCTGGTGAAAGCGCTGCAGGAGCGCGGCGAGGTGGTCGGGATGACCGGCGACGGCGTGAACGATGCGCCCGCGCTGCGCCAGGCCGACGTCGGTATCGCGATGGGCATCAAGGGGACCGAAGTGACCAAAGAGGCCGCCGACATGGTGCTCACCGATGACAACTTCGCCACCATCGCCAGCGCGGTAAAAGAGGGCCGCCGGGTCTATGACAACCTGAAGAAAACCATTCTTTTCATCATGCCGACCAACCTGGCGCAGGGGCTGCTGATCATTATTGCGCTGCTGGCGGGCAGCATGATCCCGCTGACGCCGGTGCTGATTCTGTGGCTGAACATGGCGACCTCCGCCACGCTCTCCTTTGGCCTGGCGTTTGAGGCGGCGGAGCGCAATGCGATGAACCGTCCGCCGCGTAAGACCGGGCAGCACGTGATGGATGCCTTCGCCGTCTGGCGGGTGGCGTTTGTCGGCTCGATAATCGCGGTCAGCGCCTTTGCGCTGGAGGCCTGGCTGGCGCCACGCGGCCATAGCCCGGAGTTTATCCGCACCGTCCTGCTACAGATGCTGGTGGCCGCGCAGTGGGTTTATATGATCAACTGCCGCAGCAGCAACAGCTTCTCGCTTAACCGCGGTCTGCTGCTTAACAAAGGCATCTGGCTGGTGACCGGCGCGCTGCTGGCGCTGCAGCTGGCCATCATCTACCTGCCGTTTATGCAGATGATGTTCGGCACCGAAGCGCTGCCGCTGCGCTACTGGGGGATTACGCTGGCGGTTGCCGGCGCAATGTTCGTGGTGGTGGAAATTGAAAAACGCCTGACGCGCGGCCTGCGCAAAGCGCGCTGA
- a CDS encoding MBL fold metallo-hydrolase gives MKRFFLSVVAIMLIASAASLPFVLNAGFGRTPQGAQLSIVERSAQYRDGAFHNQLPTPGFTGEKNMLAAWWEFLTARRENARPAQPLPRVATDLASLPSQQEVIFWLGHSSWYLQLSGQRILIDPVFSSYAAPFSFLNKAFDGDYPWSAQSMPEIDLLIISHDHYDHLDYATIRALMPKVRRVITPLGVGSHLRYWGMNPDIITEADWQQQVRFSDALAVHVLPARHFSGRGLKRNQTLWGSFMFVTPQQNIYYSGDSGYGPHFKAIGEQFGHVSLAIMENGQYDEDWKYIHMMPEETAQAAVDLNARAVLPGHSGRFVLAKHTWDDPYKKLALASEGKPYRLLTPAQGEPVWVANQDQPFQAWWE, from the coding sequence ATGAAGCGATTCTTTCTCAGCGTGGTTGCCATCATGTTAATTGCCAGTGCAGCGAGTTTACCGTTTGTGTTGAATGCCGGTTTTGGTCGGACGCCCCAGGGCGCGCAGTTAAGCATCGTCGAGCGCTCCGCGCAGTACCGCGACGGGGCGTTTCATAATCAGCTGCCGACGCCGGGTTTTACCGGGGAGAAAAACATGCTGGCGGCCTGGTGGGAGTTTCTCACCGCCCGGCGCGAAAACGCCCGTCCGGCGCAGCCGCTGCCGCGGGTGGCGACCGATCTTGCCAGCCTGCCGTCTCAGCAGGAGGTGATTTTCTGGCTGGGACACTCCTCGTGGTATCTGCAGCTTTCCGGCCAGCGCATCCTGATCGATCCGGTTTTCAGCAGCTACGCCGCGCCGTTTTCGTTCCTTAACAAGGCGTTTGACGGCGATTACCCGTGGAGCGCGCAGAGCATGCCGGAAATAGACCTGCTGATTATCTCCCACGATCACTACGACCATCTTGATTACGCCACCATCAGGGCGCTGATGCCGAAGGTTCGCCGGGTGATTACGCCGCTGGGTGTTGGCTCGCATTTGCGCTACTGGGGGATGAACCCCGATATCATCACCGAAGCCGACTGGCAGCAGCAGGTCCGGTTCAGCGATGCGCTGGCGGTACATGTCTTACCCGCGCGCCATTTTTCCGGCCGCGGTCTGAAGCGCAACCAGACGCTGTGGGGCAGCTTTATGTTCGTTACGCCGCAGCAAAATATCTACTACAGCGGCGACAGCGGCTATGGCCCGCACTTTAAGGCGATCGGCGAGCAGTTTGGCCACGTCTCTCTCGCGATCATGGAAAACGGCCAGTACGACGAGGACTGGAAATACATCCACATGATGCCGGAAGAGACGGCGCAGGCGGCGGTGGATCTTAACGCGCGCGCGGTGCTGCCGGGCCATTCGGGGCGCTTCGTACTGGCCAAACATACCTGGGACGACCCGTATAAAAAGCTGGCGCTGGCAAGCGAGGGGAAACCGTATCGCCTGCTGACGCCGGCGCAGGGGGAGCCGGTGTGGGTGGCAAATCAGGATCAACCATTTCAGGCCTGGTGGGAATGA
- a CDS encoding RamA family antibiotic efflux transcriptional regulator — MTISAQVIDAIVDWIDDNLHQPLRIEDIARHAGYSKWHLQRLFVQHKGENLGRYIRKRKLLLAAQDLRDTNQKVYDISLKYGFDSQQTFTRVFTRTFKQPPGAWRKEHQTH; from the coding sequence ATGACGATTTCCGCTCAGGTGATTGACGCCATCGTCGACTGGATCGACGACAATCTGCATCAGCCGCTGCGCATTGAGGATATCGCCCGCCACGCGGGCTATTCAAAATGGCATCTGCAGCGTTTGTTTGTCCAACATAAAGGGGAGAACCTGGGGCGCTATATCCGTAAGCGCAAGCTGCTGCTGGCGGCGCAGGATCTGCGCGACACCAACCAGAAGGTCTACGATATCAGCCTGAAGTATGGCTTTGATTCGCAGCAGACCTTCACCCGCGTCTTTACGCGAACCTTCAAACAGCCTCCCGGCGCCTGGCGCAAAGAGCACCAGACGCACTGA
- the nfsB gene encoding oxygen-insensitive NAD(P)H nitroreductase, with the protein MDIVSVALKRHSTKAFDANKKLTADQAGQLKTLLQFSPSSTNSQPWHFIVASTEAGKARVAKSAAGGYVFNERKMLDASHVVVFCAKTAMDDAWLERVVDQEDADGRFASPEAKAANNKGRRFFADMHRVDLKDDDQWMAKQVYLNVGNFLLGVAAMGLDAVPIEGFDAAILDAEFGLKEKGFTSLVVVPVGHHSVEDFNASLPKSRLPLSATLTEI; encoded by the coding sequence ATGGATATCGTATCTGTTGCCCTGAAACGCCACTCCACCAAAGCGTTCGACGCCAATAAAAAACTGACCGCCGACCAGGCCGGGCAGTTGAAAACCCTGCTGCAGTTCAGCCCGTCCAGCACTAACTCCCAGCCCTGGCACTTTATCGTCGCCAGCACCGAGGCCGGAAAAGCGCGCGTCGCGAAATCCGCCGCTGGCGGCTACGTGTTCAACGAACGTAAAATGCTGGACGCGTCCCACGTGGTGGTGTTCTGCGCCAAAACCGCGATGGACGACGCCTGGCTGGAGCGCGTGGTGGATCAGGAAGACGCCGACGGACGTTTTGCATCGCCCGAGGCGAAAGCCGCTAACAACAAAGGCCGCCGCTTCTTTGCCGATATGCACCGCGTCGACCTGAAAGATGACGATCAGTGGATGGCGAAACAGGTGTACCTCAACGTCGGTAACTTCCTGCTGGGCGTGGCCGCCATGGGGCTCGACGCCGTGCCGATTGAAGGTTTCGACGCCGCCATTCTTGACGCGGAGTTCGGCCTGAAAGAAAAAGGCTTCACCAGCCTGGTGGTCGTGCCGGTCGGTCATCACAGCGTTGAAGACTTCAACGCCAGCCTGCCGAAATCCCGTCTGCCGCTGAGCGCCACGCTGACCGAGATTTGA
- a CDS encoding TetR/AcrR family transcriptional regulator has protein sequence MARPKSEDKKQALLEAATAAFAQSGVAASTAVIARNAGVAEGTLFRYFATKDDLLNALYLDIKADMLQALLVRPAGLDISSPKENTRNIWNNYIDWGIRNPVSHKAIRRMSLSERITDATKRQVSDMYPELQDLCKRSVREVFLAGDYQPFGDALFLALAETTIEFASHEPSRAQALIALGFEAMWRALAEEEAQ, from the coding sequence GTGGCTCGTCCGAAAAGCGAAGATAAAAAACAAGCGTTACTTGAGGCGGCAACCGCAGCTTTCGCCCAGTCCGGGGTTGCCGCATCCACCGCCGTGATCGCCCGCAACGCCGGGGTGGCGGAAGGGACGCTGTTTCGCTATTTCGCCACCAAAGACGATCTGTTAAACGCGCTTTACCTCGATATCAAAGCCGATATGCTGCAGGCGCTGCTGGTTCGCCCGGCCGGGCTGGATATCAGCAGCCCAAAAGAAAACACCCGTAACATCTGGAACAACTATATTGACTGGGGGATCCGCAACCCCGTCAGCCACAAAGCCATTCGCCGGATGTCGCTCAGCGAACGGATCACCGACGCCACCAAACGGCAGGTCAGCGATATGTATCCTGAGCTGCAGGATCTCTGTAAGCGCTCGGTGCGCGAGGTTTTCCTCGCGGGCGATTACCAGCCCTTCGGCGATGCGCTGTTCCTGGCGCTGGCGGAGACCACTATTGAGTTCGCCAGCCACGAGCCGTCGCGCGCGCAGGCGCTTATTGCGCTCGGTTTTGAAGCCATGTGGCGGGCGCTGGCCGAGGAGGAAGCCCAATGA
- a CDS encoding DUF1158 domain-containing protein, translated as MKHPLESLLTAGGILLMALLSCLLLPAPSLGLTLAQKLVETFHLMDLNQLYTLLFCVWFLALGAIEFLALRYIWRRWFALA; from the coding sequence ATGAAGCATCCGCTCGAATCGCTGTTGACCGCTGGCGGCATTTTGCTGATGGCGCTGCTCTCCTGCCTGCTGCTGCCAGCGCCCTCTTTAGGATTGACGCTGGCGCAAAAGCTGGTCGAGACCTTCCATCTGATGGATCTCAACCAGCTCTACACCCTGCTCTTTTGCGTCTGGTTTTTAGCGCTGGGCGCCATCGAGTTCCTGGCGCTGCGCTACATCTGGCGTCGCTGGTTCGCGCTGGCATAA
- a CDS encoding MmcQ/YjbR family DNA-binding protein, whose translation MNGDALVAHALRVAQEYPFSERCWPFGPEYDVFKVDGKIFMIAMSLRGHPLISLKVDPEKSLLHQAIYPSIHPGYHLNKKHWISVYGGDDIHPDLVESLIEDSWHLVVDKLPKNRQKRLRPA comes from the coding sequence ATGAATGGCGATGCGTTAGTCGCCCACGCGCTGCGCGTGGCGCAGGAATATCCGTTCAGCGAACGCTGCTGGCCGTTTGGCCCGGAATATGACGTCTTTAAGGTAGACGGCAAGATTTTTATGATAGCCATGAGCCTGCGCGGCCATCCGCTGATTAGCCTCAAGGTCGACCCGGAAAAATCGCTGCTGCATCAGGCGATTTACCCCAGCATTCACCCCGGATACCATCTCAACAAAAAGCACTGGATTTCCGTCTACGGCGGCGATGACATTCACCCGGATCTGGTCGAAAGCCTGATTGAAGATTCATGGCATCTGGTGGTCGACAAGCTGCCCAAAAACCGGCAAAAACGCCTGCGCCCGGCGTGA
- a CDS encoding ABC transporter ATP-binding protein, whose product MTVVKLEQLQVTFGAKTAVSSASFAVNAGETFSLIGASGCGKSTLLRVLAGLQREWQGQVSLLDQSVTPGARFTGALRRNVQMVFQDPYASLHPNHTMYRTLAEPLQIHGKTQIEARVTTALQEVGLPADAVNRYPHQLSGGQRQRVAIARALLLRPKILLLDEPTSALDMSVQAEILNLLNRLKGEHGMTYLLVSHDADVIAHMSDRAAFMAGGEIRRFFDRRALLSGEHRMA is encoded by the coding sequence ATGACGGTCGTTAAACTTGAGCAGCTTCAGGTCACCTTCGGCGCCAAAACCGCCGTCAGTTCGGCCAGCTTCGCGGTCAATGCCGGGGAAACGTTCAGCCTGATAGGCGCCTCCGGCTGCGGCAAATCGACGCTGTTGCGGGTGCTGGCCGGGCTGCAGCGCGAATGGCAGGGGCAGGTTAGCCTGCTCGACCAGAGCGTGACTCCCGGCGCGCGTTTTACCGGCGCGCTGCGCCGCAACGTGCAGATGGTATTTCAGGACCCGTACGCGTCGCTGCATCCGAACCACACGATGTACCGCACGCTGGCGGAGCCGCTGCAGATCCACGGAAAAACGCAAATTGAAGCGCGCGTCACTACCGCGCTGCAGGAGGTGGGACTGCCCGCCGATGCCGTGAACCGCTACCCGCACCAGCTTTCCGGCGGCCAGCGCCAGCGCGTGGCAATTGCCCGCGCGTTGCTGCTGCGCCCGAAAATTCTGCTGCTTGATGAGCCGACCTCGGCGCTGGATATGTCGGTACAGGCGGAGATCCTCAACCTGCTCAACCGTCTGAAGGGCGAGCACGGCATGACCTACCTGCTGGTCAGCCACGATGCCGACGTGATTGCCCATATGTCGGATCGCGCGGCGTTTATGGCCGGGGGCGAAATCCGGCGCTTCTTCGACCGCCGGGCGCTGCTGAGCGGCGAGCACCGGATGGCGTGA